One region of Solanum pennellii chromosome 6, SPENNV200 genomic DNA includes:
- the LOC107021265 gene encoding uncharacterized protein LOC107021265, with translation MMASYSSVLRGKEEKGFPPTHGFAMEEQKQKKKVQDFNFTEQRTDGLKKVKANWGNDSIFGTYGLSEHSSSSGLSSPFGSELGSTETDETESEEDEDFIVQLTRQMADYMLKDDDEEEDDENDENRVLNSTPYTVQTSNTYGFAGSWSNYSSMEICYYNQESLGTYVKPDTDSVNHQMKNSNTVFYSSDDLKRPIQVYHLKDQPTTRKQKPSNSRGKKVKGTTSESVQLLKTEKNNTQSSSTKKQTVGGHGQNGDKIHHLHPQHPVQSTGAGIRAIFLGGSGSINGSSGTGVFLPRTINNPNPLPTPTTEPKKKKSGSSTVLIPARVLQALQQHYNHMDALSQSNTCAVSPTHSPKNENETDNLVNEHLEDQTSVVNDQEMQLPQEWTY, from the exons ATGATGGCATCTTATTCTTCTGTGTTACGTGGCAAAGAAGAGAAAGGTTTTCCTCCAACTCATGGTTTTGCAATGGAAGAACAGAAACAGAAGAAGAAAGTTCAAGATTTTAACTTTACAGAACAGAGAACAGATGGGTTGAAGAAAGTGAAAGCTAATTGGGGGAATGATTCGATTTTTGGTACTTATGGGTTGTCAGAACACTCATCTTCCTCTGGTTTAAGCAGCCCTTTTGGGTCTGAACTTGGCTCAACAGAAACTGATGAAACTGAAAGCGAAGAAGATGAAGATTTCATTGTTCAATTGACTCGGCAAATGGCTGATTATATGCTTAAAGACGATgacgaagaagaagatgatgaaaatgatgaaaacagAGTCCTCAATTCTACTCCTTATACTGTTCAG aCATCAAACACATATGGGTTTGCTGGGAGTTGGTCAAATTACAGTTCCATGGAGATATGTTACTATAATCAAGAATCTTTAGGCACATATGTCAAGCCTGATACAGACTCTGTGAATCATCAAATGAAGAACTCTAATACTGTATTTTACTCTAGTGATGATTTGAAGAGACCCATTCAA GTGTACCATTTGAAAGACCAACCAacaacaagaaaacaaaagcCCTCTAATTCAAGAGGAAAAAAAGTGAAGGGGACAACTAGTGAGTCAGTTCAGCTACTCAAAACTGAAAAAAACAACACACAAAGTAGTTCGACAAAAAAACAAACAGTTGGTGGGCATGGCCAAAATGGAGATAAGATTCATCATCTTCATCCTCAACATCCAGTACAGAGTACTGGAGCAGGCATTAGGGCCATATTTCTCGGTGGATCCGGGTCGATAAACGGGTCATCTGGAACTGGAGTTTTTTTGCCTCGCACAATTAACAATCCAAATCCTCTTCCTACTCCAACAACAGaaccaaaaaagaagaaatctg GAAGTTCAACGGTTCTAATACCAGCAAGAGTTCTACAAGCTCTACAACAACACTACAACCATATGGATGCTTTGTCTCAATCAAACACATGTGCTGTCTCTCCCACTCACTCTCCCAAAAATG AGAATGAAACAGATAATTTGGTTAATGAACATTTAGAAGACCAAACAAGTGTGGTAAATGACCAAGAGATGCAACTACCTCAAGAATGGACGTACTAA
- the LOC107023496 gene encoding phosphoserine phosphatase, chloroplastic isoform X1, which translates to MERLMSFQANSVHAVSRRQSSVLVPTFSRKISNTRVSVQPIGMVRNSKLFNSVVASVQPIGASAVTPFDNTLPSKEVLDVWHNANAVCFDVDSTVCIDEGIDEFAEFCGAGKAVAEWTARAMNGSVPFEEALAARLSLINPSLSQLQDFLRRPPRLSPGIDLLVKKLKDNDKDVYLVSGGFRQMINPVASILGVPLENIFANQILFGSNGEYVGFDKNEPTSRRGGKATAVQQIRKAHGYKSLVMIGDGATDLEARMPGGADLFICYGGIQLRESVAAKADWLVFNFKDLINSLV; encoded by the exons ATGGAGAGGTTGATGAGTTTTCAGGCGAATTCTGTTCATGCTGTATCAAGACGGCAAAGCTCGGTACTAGTTCCTACATTTTCTCGAAAAATTAGTAATACAAGAGTTTCTGTTCAACCAATTGGAATGGTGAGGAATTCCAAATTGTTTAATTCCGTTGTTGCTTCAGTTCAGCCAATTGGAGCCTCTGCTGTAACCCCTTTTGACAACACATTGCCATCTAAAG AGGTTCTTGATGTTTGGCATAATGCGAATGCTGTATGCTTTGATGTGGATAGCACTGTGTGCATAGACGAGGGCATTGATGAATTTGCGGAGTTCTGTGGTGCTGGAAAGGCTGTAGCGGAATGGACTGCTAG GGCCATGAATGGTTCTGTTCCATTTGAAGAAGCATTGGCAGCTCGTCTTTCTCTTATTAACCCTTCATTATCCCAACTCCAGGACTTTCTTAGGAGACCTCCACG ACTTTCTCCTGGCATTGATCTATTGGTCAAGAAGCTGAAGGATAATGATAAAGATGTTTATCTGGTCTCTGGAGGGTTTCGTCAAATGATCAAT CCTGTTGCATCAATCCTCGGAGTACCACTTGAAAATATCTTTGCCAATCAAATACTCTTTGGGAGCAACGGAGaatatgttgggtttgataaAAATGAGCCAACTTCAAGGCGTGGCGGAAAGGCTACTGCAGTTCAACAAATAAGAAAG GCTCATGGATACAAGTCACTAGTGATGATTGGTGATGGTGCTACTGATCTTGAG GCTCGTATGCCAGGTGGTGCGGACTTGTTTATTTGCTATGGCGGAATTCAACTACGGGAATCAGTTGCAGCTAAAGCTGATTGGTTGGTGTTTAATTTTAAGGACTTGATTAATTCATTGGTGTAA
- the LOC107023497 gene encoding 17.8 kDa class I heat shock protein — translation MSLIPRIFGDRRSSSMFDPFSIDVFDPFRELGFPGTNSGETSAFANTRIDWKETPEAHVFKADLPGLKKEEVKVEVEEDRVLQISGERNVEKEDKNDKWHRVERSSGKFMRRFRLPENAKMDQVKASMENGVLTVTVPKEEVKKPEVKSIEISG, via the coding sequence ATGTCTCTGATCCCAAGAATTTTCGGCGATCGACGAAGCAGCAGCATGTTCGATCCATTTTCAATTGACGTATTTGATCCATTCAGGGAATTAGGCTTCCCAGGTACCAATTCAGGGGAGACCTCAGCGTTTGCCAACACACGAATAGACTGGAAGGAAACTCCAGAAGCTCATGTGTTCAAGGCTGATCTTCCAGGGCTTAAGAAGGAGGAAGTAAAAGTGGAAGTCGAGGAGGATAGGGTTCTTCAGATCAGCGGAGAGAGGAACGTGGAGAAGGAAGATAAGAACGATAAGTGGCATCGAGTGGAGCGAAGCAGCGGGAAATTCATGAGGAGATTTAGACTTCCGGAGAATGCAAAGATGGATCAAGTTAAGGCGTCCATGGAGAATGGAGTGCTTACTGTTACTGTTCCAAAGGAAGAGGTGAAGAAGCCTGAGGTCAAGTCCATTGAGATCTCTGGTTAA
- the LOC107021819 gene encoding 17.7 kDa class I heat shock protein-like: protein MSLIPRIFGDRRSSSMFDPFSIDVFDPFRGLGFPGANSGETSAFANTRIDWKETPEAHVFKADLPGLKKEEVKVEIEEDRVLQISGERNVEKEDKNDTWHRVERSSGKFMRRFRLPENAKMDQVKASMENGVLTVTVPKEEVKKPDVKSIEISG, encoded by the coding sequence ATGTCTCTGATCCCAAGAATCTTCGGCGACCGACGAAGCAGTAGCATGTTCGATCCATTTTCAATTGACGTATTTGATCCATTTAGGGGATTAGGCTTTCCAGGTGCCAATTCAGGGGAGACCTCTGCATTTGCTAACACTCGAATCGATTGGAAGGAAACTCCAGAAGCTCATGTGTTCAAGGCTGATCTTCCAGGGCTTAAGAAGGAGGAAGTGAAAGTGGAGATCGAAGAAGATAGGGTTCTTCAGATCAGCGGAGAGAGGAACGTGGAGAAAGAAGATAAGAACGATACTTGGCATCGTGTGGAACGCAGCAGTGGAAAATTCATGAGGAGATTTAGACTTCCAGAGAACGCAAAGATGGATCAAGTCAAGGCTTCTATGGAGAATGGAGTGCTGACTGTCACTGTTCCAAAGGAAGAAGTGAAGAAGCCTGATGTCAAGTCTATTGAGATCTCTGGTTAA
- the LOC107023498 gene encoding 17.7 kDa class I heat shock protein-like, producing the protein MSLIPRIFGDRRSSSMFDPFSIDVFDPFRELGFPGTNSGQTSAFANTRIDWKETPEAHVFKADLPGLKKEEVKVEIEEDRVLQISGERNVEKEDKNDTWHRVERSSGKFMRRFRLPENAKMDQVKASMENGVLTVTVPKEEVKKPDVKSIEISG; encoded by the coding sequence ATGTCTCTGATCCCAAGAATCTTCGGCGACCGACGAAGCAGTAGCATGTTCGATCCATTTTCAATTGACGTATTTGATCCATTTAGGGAATTAGGCTTTCCAGGTACCAATTCAGGGCAGACCTCTGCATTTGCTAACACTCGAATCGATTGGAAGGAAACTCCAGAGGCTCATGTGTTCAAGGCCGATCTTCCAGGGCTTAAGAAGGAGGAAGTAAAAGTGGAGATCGAAGAAGATAGGGTTCTTCAAATTAGCGGAGAGAGGAACGTGGAGAAAGAAGATAAGAACGATACTTGGCATCGTGTGGAACGCAGCAGTGGAAAATTCATGAGGAGATTTAGACTTCCGGAGAACGCAAAGATGGATCAAGTTAAGGCTTCTATGGAGAATGGAGTGCTTACTGTCACTGTTCCAAAGGAAGAAGTGAAGAAGCCTGATGTCAAGTCCATTGAAATCTCTGGTTAA
- the LOC107023609 gene encoding 17.7 kDa class I heat shock protein-like: MSLIPRIFGDRRSSSMFDPFSIDVFDPFKELGFPGTNSGETSAFANTRIDWKETPEAHVFKADLPGLKKEEVKVEIEEDRVLQISGERNVEKEDKNDTWHRVERSSGKFMRRFRLPENAKMDQVKASMENGVLTVTVPKEEVKKPDLKSIEISG, from the coding sequence ATGTCACTGATCCCAAGAATCTTCGGCGATCGACGAAGCAGTAGCATGTTCGATCCATTTTCAATTGACGTATTTGATCCATTCAAGGAATTAGGCTTTCCAGGTACCAATTCAGGGGAGACCTCTGCATTTGCTAACACTCGAATCGACTGGAAGGAAACTCCAGAAGCTCATGTGTTCAAGGCTGATCTTCCAGGGCTTAAGAAGGAGGAAGTGAAAGTGGAGATCGAAGAGGATCGTGTTCTTCAGATCAGCGGAGAGAGGAACGTGGAGAAAGAAGACAAGAACGATACTTGGCACCGTGTGGAACGCAGCAGCGGGAAATTCATGAGAAGATTTAGACTTCCGGAGAATGCAAAGATGGATCAAGTTAAGGCGTCTATGGAGAATGGAGTGCTTACTGTTACTGTTCCGAAGGAGGAGGTGAAGAAGCCTGATCTCAAGTCCATTGAGATCTCTGGTTAA
- the LOC107023496 gene encoding phosphoserine phosphatase, chloroplastic isoform X2, producing the protein MERLMSFQANSVHAVSRRQSSPIGASAVTPFDNTLPSKEVLDVWHNANAVCFDVDSTVCIDEGIDEFAEFCGAGKAVAEWTARAMNGSVPFEEALAARLSLINPSLSQLQDFLRRPPRLSPGIDLLVKKLKDNDKDVYLVSGGFRQMINPVASILGVPLENIFANQILFGSNGEYVGFDKNEPTSRRGGKATAVQQIRKAHGYKSLVMIGDGATDLEARMPGGADLFICYGGIQLRESVAAKADWLVFNFKDLINSLV; encoded by the exons ATGGAGAGGTTGATGAGTTTTCAGGCGAATTCTGTTCATGCTGTATCAAGACGGCAAAGCTCG CCAATTGGAGCCTCTGCTGTAACCCCTTTTGACAACACATTGCCATCTAAAG AGGTTCTTGATGTTTGGCATAATGCGAATGCTGTATGCTTTGATGTGGATAGCACTGTGTGCATAGACGAGGGCATTGATGAATTTGCGGAGTTCTGTGGTGCTGGAAAGGCTGTAGCGGAATGGACTGCTAG GGCCATGAATGGTTCTGTTCCATTTGAAGAAGCATTGGCAGCTCGTCTTTCTCTTATTAACCCTTCATTATCCCAACTCCAGGACTTTCTTAGGAGACCTCCACG ACTTTCTCCTGGCATTGATCTATTGGTCAAGAAGCTGAAGGATAATGATAAAGATGTTTATCTGGTCTCTGGAGGGTTTCGTCAAATGATCAAT CCTGTTGCATCAATCCTCGGAGTACCACTTGAAAATATCTTTGCCAATCAAATACTCTTTGGGAGCAACGGAGaatatgttgggtttgataaAAATGAGCCAACTTCAAGGCGTGGCGGAAAGGCTACTGCAGTTCAACAAATAAGAAAG GCTCATGGATACAAGTCACTAGTGATGATTGGTGATGGTGCTACTGATCTTGAG GCTCGTATGCCAGGTGGTGCGGACTTGTTTATTTGCTATGGCGGAATTCAACTACGGGAATCAGTTGCAGCTAAAGCTGATTGGTTGGTGTTTAATTTTAAGGACTTGATTAATTCATTGGTGTAA
- the LOC107022661 gene encoding UDP-glucose iridoid glucosyltransferase-like, protein MEMEKQKSSRIVLVPCPFQGHINPMFELASLLYSKGFSITFAHSQFNFPNPSNHPCFSFLPIPHDLSQFQASSSNFIALLLALNDNIAMPLREILVHQQQQNDEILCIIYDSIMYKVAEVANNLKLPSIILETSSASLFWTYAAFNRLESEGYFPLKDSIAEDFVPGLDPLRFKDLPIFNFPNVDDLLHLIKTTSDIRTSSAIIWNTTECLEQPILEKLKQHYQIPCFPVGPMHKYIKNIISPTSLTTEDRNCIMWLDKQVAKSVLYVSIGSLASITEREVTEIAWGLVNSNQHFLWVIRSGSITGRESKSVFHEKSLKEAIEKRGYIVEWAPQKEVLGHFAIGGFWSHCGWNSTLESICEGVPLICRPCFGDQKMNSRYVSYVWKVGIVLENELERGEIERVVRKLMVSEEGQEIRQRAMDLKLEIEKSVAENGSSYKCLDDLVKFLLSL, encoded by the exons ATGGAAatggaaaaacaaaaatcaagtAGAATTGTACTAGTCCCTTGTCCATTTCAAGGTCACATAAACCCAATGTTTGAATTAGCCTCGCTTCTTTACTCAAAGGGCTTTTCTATTACATTTGCTCACTCCcaatttaactttccaaatccaTCAAATCATCCTtgtttctcttttcttcctATACCACATGATCTCTCTCAATTTCAAGCctcttcttctaattttatagCATTATTGCTAGCTCTTAATGATAACATCGCGATGCCTCTTCGAGAGATATTGgttcatcaacaacaacaaaatgatGAGATTTTGTGCATTATTTATGATTCTATTATGTATAAAGTAGCAGAGGTGGCTAACAATCTTAAGCTTCCTAGTATCATTTTGGAAACTAGCAGTGCTAGCCTTTTTTGGACTTATGCTGCTTTTAACAGACTTGAATCTGAAGGTTATTTTCCGTTAAAAG ACTCAATTGCCGAAGACTTTGTGCCCGGACTTGATCCACTCAGGTTCAAAGATCTTCCCATTTTCAATTTCCcaaatgttgatgatttgttacATTTGATTAAGACTACATCAGATATCAGAACATCCTCAGCCATAATTTGGAACACAACAGAGTGTCTTGAACAACCAATCCTAGAAAAACTCAAACAACATTACCAGATACCATGTTTTCCAGTAGGTCCGATGCACAAATATATTAAGAATATTATTTCTCCTACTTCCTTAACAACAGAAGACAGAAATTGCATAATGTGGCTAGATAAGCAAGTTGCAAAATCCGTCCTCTATGTCAGCATTGGAAGTTTAGCTTCAATTACTGAGAGAGAAGTAACAGAAATAGCTTGGGGATTAGTGAATAGTAATCAGCATTTTTTATGGGTAATTCGATCCGGTTCAATTACTGGAAGGGAGTCAAAATCAGTATTCCATGAGAAAAGTTTGAAAGAAGCTATTGAAAAAAGAGGTTATATTGTGGAATGGGCACCACAAAAGGAAGTATTGGGACATTTTGCGATCGGAGGTTTTTGGAGTCATTGTGGATGGAATTCGACTCTGGAGAGTATTTGTGAAGGGGTTCCATTGATATGTAGGCCTTGTTTTGGGGATCAAAAGATGAACTCGAGGTACGTGAGTTATGTTTGGAAGGTGGGGATTGTGTTAGAGAATGAGTTGGAGAGAGGGGAAATTGAAAGAGTTGTGAGGAAACTAATGGTGAGTGAAGAAGGACAGGAGATTAGGCAAAGAGCTATGGATTTGAAATTGGAAATAGAGAAAAGTGTTGCAGAAAATGGTTCTTCTTATAAGTGCTTGGATGATTTGGTGAAGTTTCTATTGTCACTTTGA
- the LOC107021813 gene encoding 17.7 kDa class I heat shock protein-like gives MSLIPRIFGDRRSSSMFDPFSIDVFDPFRELGFPGTNSRETSAFANTRIDWKETPEAHVFKADLPGLKKEEVKVEVEEDRVLQISGERNVEKEDKNDKWHRVERSSGKFMRRFRLPENAKMDQVKASMENGVLTVTVPKEEMKKPDVKSIEISG, from the coding sequence ATGTCTCTGATCCCAAGAATTTTCGGCGATCGACGAAGCAGCAGCATGTTCGATCCATTTTCAATTGACGTATTTGATCCATTCAGGGAATTAGGCTTCCCAGGTACCAATTCACGGGAGACCTCTGCATTTGCCAACACTCGGATAGACTGGAAGGAAACTCCAGAAGCTCATGTGTTCAAGGCTGATCTTCCAGGGCTTAAGAAGGAGGAAGTCAAAGTGGAAGTCGAGGAGGATAGGGTTCTTCAGATCAGCGGAGAGAGGAACGTGGAGAAAGAAGATAAGAATGATAAGTGGCATCGCGTGGAGCGAAGCAGCGGGAAATTCATGAGGAGATTTAGACTTCCGGAGAATGCAAAGATGGATCAAGTTAAGGCTTCAATGGAGAATGGAGTGCTTACTGTTACAGTTCCGAAGGAAGAAATGAAGAAGCCTGATGTGAAGTCCATTGAGATCTCTGGTTAA